GAAGGAATATGCTCTTATCTGGGGAGATCTCGGATTCCACGAGTTGGGAACTGAGAAGTCAGCCGAGGTCATAGTACCAATTAGCAAAGAGCTGTCACCGCAAAGGATTAGACGGAGACCTCACAAGATTGGGAAGGACCGAACGTATTGTGAAGCGAAAATTCGCATAGGAATACCTTGGTATAGCCTATGCTTAAAAGTAGCGGAAAGATGTGTCGGTGTAAAGAGCGATACATTATGCTTTACGAACCGCCGTATACCAGAACCGCTTGGCCTGTCCTGACGAAGGAAGGATCTGGTGGTGTGCCCCGAAGGGATGCCTATGGCAAGAGGCGCACCCCATCAGTTATCGCTGGTGGGGCCGTCTACTCGATTATATGGATTTATTTCAGGTGACGCTTCAAATCCATTCTTTCGTGTAGGATTCTTACTACTTCAATTTCATCTGCTGAGGCCTCATGATAAAAAATAATATGTTTGTTAATACTGTAGCCTAAAACTTTGGATGATATTTCCTCATATGTTTTGCCAAGGCTGGGTTTGTTCGAAATGTCTATACAAGCTGACTTAATTGCTTGATAGTATTTATCTGCTTGGTTTTCAGACCATGTTTCAGAGGTGTATTCCCAAATATCGGTAAGGTCATTGATGGCTTCCTGCCTCAAAACGAGTCTAGCCATTTTTTACTCGATTAGCTTTCAGTGACGATAGGTGTTGATCAAAGTCAAAGCTTTCTACTCTTGGGCTCTCCAGCCCTTTTTGAATAGCCGACTTTAGGGCGTTGACTTTTCTTTCTTCTTCTTCAAGTAGCCTGAGTCCAGCTCGAATAACTTCACTCACGTTCTTGTATCTACCGTTTGAAATGCTATGTTGAACAAATTCATCGAAATAGTTCCCTAGCGATATGGATGTGTTCTTACTCATACTCAAAAGTACCAATAAATGGTATAATATACAAGATCACTCCTTCCATATAACGATCAGCTAAAACTCGTAGGCTGACCATTTGTTAATTTCATTAAAAATATCGGATTCAAATGCTCTTTGCAAGTAGCTCACAAGCCTATGGATTTTTAGCATCTGTGTGTGCCCGGCATGGGCATCTGGTATCTAAGATACCAAAATTATTCCAGAGGGTGCGGAGAAATCCAAGTCCCTTGTGTGCGGGAGTCGTGTCCCGAAGCACTAGCAAGTCGCAAGCTGGTTTACCGTGAGGTTTACACTGAAGGAAGCGAGACTGCAAAGCCCGGTTCCAACGAACAGGACCGGGTCGCCGGGCGACTGGATACAGAGGCCGGTAGGATCGGATGAGGTAGCACATCATACTGACGTCCAAAGGGTGAGTAACCACCAAGTACCTTGCAGGTAGATCCAGTGGATATTGGGTGAAGGAATATGCTCTTACCTGGGGAGATCTCGGATTCCACGAGTTGGGACTGAGAAGTCAGCCGAGGTCATAGTACCAATTAGCAAAGAGCTGTCACCGCAAAGGATTAGACGGAGACCTCACAAGATTGGGAAGGACCGAACGTATTGTGAAGCGAAAATTCGCATAGGAATACCTTGGTATAGCCTATGCTTAAAAGTAGCGGAAAGATGTGTCGGTGTAAAGAGCGATACATTATGCTTTACGAACCGCCGTATACCAGAACCGCTTGGCCTGTCCTGACGAAGGAAGGATCTGGTGGTGTGCCCTGAAGTGATGCCTATGGCAAGAGACGCACCCCATCAGTTATCGCTGGTGGGGCGTCTACTCGATTGTAGAGTGTTTTTATTGAAGTCCTTTAAGACTGGAAAGTATTTTTATCCATTCACTGCCAATCAAATAGTTCATTAGACACAAAAGAGCGGAAATGAATAAAATCAGTTGTAGAGGAAGGTATTTGAAAACTCTTGATTTTAGATACTTATTAGTCTTAATCCGATCTTCAAATTTCTTTATAGTGGGAATTAGGCTTAATATGAGGCTGAAAAAAGTAATTAGTACAAAGACTATCAATGCAATAAATGTTAAATCAAAGCTTTCAGCTTGATAAACATCAATTCCAAAAGGCCCACCGCCCTCAACAAGTTTTCGAGGTTGCATGTTTAAGAATACTATTCCTCCATGTCCAGTTACGCTATTCCATATATTTTCTTTTTCGGATATATCTACATTACTTATAGTGGATCTTAGTTGTAACGTGAAAAATAGATGAATAACCGTCCAAACAACTATGGCCAAAGAATAATACAAAATCGGAATCTTGACGCCCAAAAGCTTAATTGGGATTACTTCATCCTCGTTTTCTTGATGTGTTGGTAAGAATTTCTTGATGATGACTATAAAACCAAGAAATATACCGGACAGAATTGTCCAGTTTATTAAGCTAGTGACAAAAAGAACTGATTTATCCATATGTTGGTTCTAATCCATAAAGAAAACGAATAATTACTATTAGAAGCCAAATTTCACCTGCCAAAAGAGCCAAACCTAGGAGCCTTTCTCCAAAACTTGATTCTGAACTGAATAGAAGGTTCAATGGGAAAAATATGATTGGAATAATTCCGCTTAAGATCGGAATTCCAAATATTATTATTAACAAAATAGTTAAAACAACTCCCATATCTTTTAACAATTATTGATTGTAGTTTGCATCAATACTCTACAACGGCTCCGCTATGAAACGTGTCCCGAAGGGCATGTTTTTATAGCGATTGTTGTGCCTTCCTTGTTTTATTTATTTGTTTAGAAAAGAATCGAACTGATTTCATCATATTCTATTTCTTCTTTGTTTAATCTACTCTTTAATCTCTTAATATTGATTTCAATGAGTTTGTCACCTTCAATTTTTAAGCAGTCTTTATATTTCTTAAAAATATAGTCTGCTGTGTGTCTTGAAAGTCCATAATTCTGTAAAGCGATTACGATAGTGTTTTGTGTTCCATATTCTAAAAATGTTGCCCAGTTTACACCTGCATTATCTTCTCCCAAAATTTCTACAAGCATGGCATAGTAGTTATTGAAGTATTTTTCGAAAAGAAATCGAAGAACACTTTCAATATCATCGATGATGTTACCAATAAGAACATTGATATGTTGTTTACTATTGTCGAACACCTCATAAGTTGGTTTCCCATTTTTATAACCGACCATCAATGTGCTGCCTTTGCGGATGTAATAAGCAATAGATTCATTGATGATTTGGCTCAATGATATTCCATTGATCCATTGATTCATCAGGACAGCATAATAGTCAAGTTGCTTTTCAGATTTGAATCGTTTTTCCTCTGTTGACCAATGAAACATTGAGTAGCATTTATGAAGCCATTCTTGGCATATTTCATAAGTAACC
The sequence above is drawn from the Reichenbachiella sp. genome and encodes:
- a CDS encoding type II toxin-antitoxin system RelE/ParE family toxin gives rise to the protein MARLVLRQEAINDLTDIWEYTSETWSENQADKYYQAIKSACIDISNKPSLGKTYEEISSKVLGYSINKHIIFYHEASADEIEVVRILHERMDLKRHLK
- a CDS encoding type II toxin-antitoxin system ParD family antitoxin, which translates into the protein MSKNTSISLGNYFDEFVQHSISNGRYKNVSEVIRAGLRLLEEEERKVNALKSAIQKGLESPRVESFDFDQHLSSLKANRVKNG